The Pecten maximus chromosome 12, xPecMax1.1, whole genome shotgun sequence genome includes a region encoding these proteins:
- the LOC117339377 gene encoding solute carrier family 23 member 1-like isoform X2, whose amino-acid sequence MAESDELTENKEALLGEVAELSHQDKTHVNGQSGRRRVSYASDKNRKASQENDLPSVDLKEEDETAQPFLFTVSETPPLHMLLLIGFQHALLSLSGSLAVVLIAADVICAKDDPEFISQMLSSTLFVNGVSTILMVTIGARLPLYQGAYGGYIIPLLTLMQIDPNRCSITRPADTPLNSSLGFNSTTTPISFNEEQAKKDLIMSYFNEIQGCLMIVGAIHFLVGSTGLVGVLLRYVGPITIVPSILLLGIYVAEPVMSFVVPHWGMSLLTCAIGFILAFYLANWKMPIAIWTRTKGFHIIRYPFHQIYAILIAIVISWLISFIITVAGGFTDDPTDKGYQARTDARLDSVTNAKWFFFPYPGLYGNPSFSSTVFVGFLIATFISILDSIGDYYACAATCRVPPPPSFAVNRGIAVEGFCTVLSGLLGCPQATTTYGANIGAIGITRVSSRSAFIITGIIYIIFGIIGKISAVFVTIPYPVLGGALIIMMGMFNGVVLSNLVSVDLTSSRNLAIMGVSILMGLLVPLWVKKYPNDISTGNTEVDFILKGLLGNPNFSGAILACFLDNTVPGTLEERGIAAWQNQGGDESGATIDYVEGEELYETWLPRAIKEWKGLEYIPFMPTPKKRKQSLSGQWARRKSLIAGVSDVMV is encoded by the exons ATGGCGGAGTCTGACGAACTAACAGAAAATAAGGAAGCTCTGTTAGGAGAAGTAGCT GAGCTATCTCACCAAGATAAAACTCACGTCAATGGTCAATCAGGACGAAGACGAGTATCATATGCCTCCGACAAGAATCGGAAAGCGTCCCAGGAAAATGACCTCCCTAGTGTTGATTTAAAAGAAGAGGATGAAACGGCTCAGCCCTTTTTGTTTACCGTCAGTGAAACACCCCCATTACACATGCTCCTTCTAATAGGATTCCAG CATGCTCTACTCTCATTGTCCGGGTCACTCGCCGTCGTCCTTATCGCCGCTGACGTCATTTGTGCTAAAGATGACCCGGAGTTTATATCACAAATGCTAAGCTCCACGCTTTTCGTAAATGGTGTATCCACGATTCTGATGGTGACCATTGGAGCCAG gTTACCATTGTACCAGGGAGCGTATGGAGGATACATAATTCCCTTACTCACACTAATGCAGATTGACCCTAATCGCTGTTCTATTACACGTCCGGCAGACACACCACTAAACTCCAGTTTAG GGTTTAACTCCACAACCACACCGATATCGTTCAATGAAGAACAAGCAAAGAAAGATCTCATCATGTCATATTTCAACGAG ATACAAGGTTGCCTTATGATCGTTGGCGCTATTCACTTCCTGGTTGGCAGTACTGGCCTCGTGGGCGTATTGCTAAGATACGTTGGGCCAATCACTATTGTCCCCAGTATACTACTGCTGGGAATATACGTGGCCGAACCTGTCATGAGCTTTGTTGTCCCACACTGGGGGATGTCACTTCT GACATGCGCTATAGGATTTATTCTGGCTTTTTACCTGGCTAACTGGAAGATGCCTATAGCAATATGGACTAGAACAAAGGGTTTCCATATCATCCGCTACCCTTTTCATCAGATATACGCC ATCCTAATAGCGATCGTCATCTCCTGGTTAATCAGCTTTATCATAACAGTGGCCGGTGGTTTTACGGACGATCCGACAGACAAAGGCTACCAGGCTAGAACGGACGCCAGACTTGACTCAGTCACTAATGCGAAATGGTTCTTCTTCCCTTATCCCG GATTATATGGGAATCCATCCTTCAGCTCAACTGTCTTCGTCGGCTTTCTCATTGCGACCTTCATCTCTATCCTCGACTCTATCGGAGATTACTACGCATGCGCAGCCACATGTCGTGTTCCACCCCCGCCATCGTTTGCCGTTAATAGAGGCATAGCTGTTGAAGGGTTTTGTACCGTGCTGTCTGGGTTACTGGGCTGTCCCCAAGCAACAACCACATATGGAGCAAACATAGGGGCCATCGGCATCACGAGG GTATCCAGTCGCAGTGCTTTTATTATAACCGGTATAATCTACATCATCTTTGGGATAATAGGGAAGATCTCTGCCGTTTTTGTCACTATCCCCTACCCTGTCTTGGGAGGAGCACTAATCATCATGATGGGCATGTTTAACGGGGTTGTGTTATCCAATTTGGTCTCCGTGGATTTAACCTCTTCCAGGAATCTTGCTATAATGGGAGTCTCTATTCTGATGGGCCTTCTCGTCCCTCTCTGGGTAAAAAAATACCCGAATGACATTAGCACAG GGAACACTGAAGTGGATTTTATTTTGAAGGGACTTTTAGGAAATCCTAATTTTTCGGGAGCGATACTAGCTTGTTTTCTGGATAATACCGTACCAG GAACACTGGAGGAGCGAGGGATTGCCGCCTGGCAGAACCAGGGAGGGGACGAATCTGGGGCGACAATCGACTATGTAGAAGGGGAAGAACTGTATGAAACCTGGTTACCTAGGGCAATAAAAGAATGGAAAGGTCTTGAATACATCCCGTTTATGCCTACACCAAAGAAACGAAAACAGAGTCTGTCTGGACAGTGGGCACGCAGGAAGTCACTCATCGCTGGTGTATCTGATGTGATGGTTTAA
- the LOC117339377 gene encoding solute carrier family 23 member 1-like isoform X3, with protein sequence MRCYGVDGFPCHELVMELSHQDKTHVNGQSGRRRVSYASDKNRKASQENDLPSVDLKEEDETAQPFLFTVSETPPLHMLLLIGFQHALLSLSGSLAVVLIAADVICAKDDPEFISQMLSSTLFVNGVSTILMVTIGARLPLYQGAYGGYIIPLLTLMQIDPNRCSITRPADTPLNSSLGFNSTTTPISFNEEQAKKDLIMSYFNEIQGCLMIVGAIHFLVGSTGLVGVLLRYVGPITIVPSILLLGIYVAEPVMSFVVPHWGMSLLTCAIGFILAFYLANWKMPIAIWTRTKGFHIIRYPFHQIYAILIAIVISWLISFIITVAGGFTDDPTDKGYQARTDARLDSVTNAKWFFFPYPGLYGNPSFSSTVFVGFLIATFISILDSIGDYYACAATCRVPPPPSFAVNRGIAVEGFCTVLSGLLGCPQATTTYGANIGAIGITRVSSRSAFIITGIIYIIFGIIGKISAVFVTIPYPVLGGALIIMMGMFNGVVLSNLVSVDLTSSRNLAIMGVSILMGLLVPLWVKKYPNDISTGNTEVDFILKGLLGNPNFSGAILACFLDNTVPGTLEERGIAAWQNQGGDESGATIDYVEGEELYETWLPRAIKEWKGLEYIPFMPTPKKRKQSLSGQWARRKSLIAGVSDVMV encoded by the exons ATGAGGTGTTATGGAGTTGATGGCTTCCCGTGTCATGAGTTAGTGATG GAGCTATCTCACCAAGATAAAACTCACGTCAATGGTCAATCAGGACGAAGACGAGTATCATATGCCTCCGACAAGAATCGGAAAGCGTCCCAGGAAAATGACCTCCCTAGTGTTGATTTAAAAGAAGAGGATGAAACGGCTCAGCCCTTTTTGTTTACCGTCAGTGAAACACCCCCATTACACATGCTCCTTCTAATAGGATTCCAG CATGCTCTACTCTCATTGTCCGGGTCACTCGCCGTCGTCCTTATCGCCGCTGACGTCATTTGTGCTAAAGATGACCCGGAGTTTATATCACAAATGCTAAGCTCCACGCTTTTCGTAAATGGTGTATCCACGATTCTGATGGTGACCATTGGAGCCAG gTTACCATTGTACCAGGGAGCGTATGGAGGATACATAATTCCCTTACTCACACTAATGCAGATTGACCCTAATCGCTGTTCTATTACACGTCCGGCAGACACACCACTAAACTCCAGTTTAG GGTTTAACTCCACAACCACACCGATATCGTTCAATGAAGAACAAGCAAAGAAAGATCTCATCATGTCATATTTCAACGAG ATACAAGGTTGCCTTATGATCGTTGGCGCTATTCACTTCCTGGTTGGCAGTACTGGCCTCGTGGGCGTATTGCTAAGATACGTTGGGCCAATCACTATTGTCCCCAGTATACTACTGCTGGGAATATACGTGGCCGAACCTGTCATGAGCTTTGTTGTCCCACACTGGGGGATGTCACTTCT GACATGCGCTATAGGATTTATTCTGGCTTTTTACCTGGCTAACTGGAAGATGCCTATAGCAATATGGACTAGAACAAAGGGTTTCCATATCATCCGCTACCCTTTTCATCAGATATACGCC ATCCTAATAGCGATCGTCATCTCCTGGTTAATCAGCTTTATCATAACAGTGGCCGGTGGTTTTACGGACGATCCGACAGACAAAGGCTACCAGGCTAGAACGGACGCCAGACTTGACTCAGTCACTAATGCGAAATGGTTCTTCTTCCCTTATCCCG GATTATATGGGAATCCATCCTTCAGCTCAACTGTCTTCGTCGGCTTTCTCATTGCGACCTTCATCTCTATCCTCGACTCTATCGGAGATTACTACGCATGCGCAGCCACATGTCGTGTTCCACCCCCGCCATCGTTTGCCGTTAATAGAGGCATAGCTGTTGAAGGGTTTTGTACCGTGCTGTCTGGGTTACTGGGCTGTCCCCAAGCAACAACCACATATGGAGCAAACATAGGGGCCATCGGCATCACGAGG GTATCCAGTCGCAGTGCTTTTATTATAACCGGTATAATCTACATCATCTTTGGGATAATAGGGAAGATCTCTGCCGTTTTTGTCACTATCCCCTACCCTGTCTTGGGAGGAGCACTAATCATCATGATGGGCATGTTTAACGGGGTTGTGTTATCCAATTTGGTCTCCGTGGATTTAACCTCTTCCAGGAATCTTGCTATAATGGGAGTCTCTATTCTGATGGGCCTTCTCGTCCCTCTCTGGGTAAAAAAATACCCGAATGACATTAGCACAG GGAACACTGAAGTGGATTTTATTTTGAAGGGACTTTTAGGAAATCCTAATTTTTCGGGAGCGATACTAGCTTGTTTTCTGGATAATACCGTACCAG GAACACTGGAGGAGCGAGGGATTGCCGCCTGGCAGAACCAGGGAGGGGACGAATCTGGGGCGACAATCGACTATGTAGAAGGGGAAGAACTGTATGAAACCTGGTTACCTAGGGCAATAAAAGAATGGAAAGGTCTTGAATACATCCCGTTTATGCCTACACCAAAGAAACGAAAACAGAGTCTGTCTGGACAGTGGGCACGCAGGAAGTCACTCATCGCTGGTGTATCTGATGTGATGGTTTAA
- the LOC117339377 gene encoding solute carrier family 23 member 2-like isoform X4, translating to MLLLIGFQHALLSLSGSLAVVLIAADVICAKDDPEFISQMLSSTLFVNGVSTILMVTIGARLPLYQGAYGGYIIPLLTLMQIDPNRCSITRPADTPLNSSLGFNSTTTPISFNEEQAKKDLIMSYFNEIQGCLMIVGAIHFLVGSTGLVGVLLRYVGPITIVPSILLLGIYVAEPVMSFVVPHWGMSLLTCAIGFILAFYLANWKMPIAIWTRTKGFHIIRYPFHQIYAILIAIVISWLISFIITVAGGFTDDPTDKGYQARTDARLDSVTNAKWFFFPYPGLYGNPSFSSTVFVGFLIATFISILDSIGDYYACAATCRVPPPPSFAVNRGIAVEGFCTVLSGLLGCPQATTTYGANIGAIGITRVSSRSAFIITGIIYIIFGIIGKISAVFVTIPYPVLGGALIIMMGMFNGVVLSNLVSVDLTSSRNLAIMGVSILMGLLVPLWVKKYPNDISTGNTEVDFILKGLLGNPNFSGAILACFLDNTVPGTLEERGIAAWQNQGGDESGATIDYVEGEELYETWLPRAIKEWKGLEYIPFMPTPKKRKQSLSGQWARRKSLIAGVSDVMV from the exons ATGCTCCTTCTAATAGGATTCCAG CATGCTCTACTCTCATTGTCCGGGTCACTCGCCGTCGTCCTTATCGCCGCTGACGTCATTTGTGCTAAAGATGACCCGGAGTTTATATCACAAATGCTAAGCTCCACGCTTTTCGTAAATGGTGTATCCACGATTCTGATGGTGACCATTGGAGCCAG gTTACCATTGTACCAGGGAGCGTATGGAGGATACATAATTCCCTTACTCACACTAATGCAGATTGACCCTAATCGCTGTTCTATTACACGTCCGGCAGACACACCACTAAACTCCAGTTTAG GGTTTAACTCCACAACCACACCGATATCGTTCAATGAAGAACAAGCAAAGAAAGATCTCATCATGTCATATTTCAACGAG ATACAAGGTTGCCTTATGATCGTTGGCGCTATTCACTTCCTGGTTGGCAGTACTGGCCTCGTGGGCGTATTGCTAAGATACGTTGGGCCAATCACTATTGTCCCCAGTATACTACTGCTGGGAATATACGTGGCCGAACCTGTCATGAGCTTTGTTGTCCCACACTGGGGGATGTCACTTCT GACATGCGCTATAGGATTTATTCTGGCTTTTTACCTGGCTAACTGGAAGATGCCTATAGCAATATGGACTAGAACAAAGGGTTTCCATATCATCCGCTACCCTTTTCATCAGATATACGCC ATCCTAATAGCGATCGTCATCTCCTGGTTAATCAGCTTTATCATAACAGTGGCCGGTGGTTTTACGGACGATCCGACAGACAAAGGCTACCAGGCTAGAACGGACGCCAGACTTGACTCAGTCACTAATGCGAAATGGTTCTTCTTCCCTTATCCCG GATTATATGGGAATCCATCCTTCAGCTCAACTGTCTTCGTCGGCTTTCTCATTGCGACCTTCATCTCTATCCTCGACTCTATCGGAGATTACTACGCATGCGCAGCCACATGTCGTGTTCCACCCCCGCCATCGTTTGCCGTTAATAGAGGCATAGCTGTTGAAGGGTTTTGTACCGTGCTGTCTGGGTTACTGGGCTGTCCCCAAGCAACAACCACATATGGAGCAAACATAGGGGCCATCGGCATCACGAGG GTATCCAGTCGCAGTGCTTTTATTATAACCGGTATAATCTACATCATCTTTGGGATAATAGGGAAGATCTCTGCCGTTTTTGTCACTATCCCCTACCCTGTCTTGGGAGGAGCACTAATCATCATGATGGGCATGTTTAACGGGGTTGTGTTATCCAATTTGGTCTCCGTGGATTTAACCTCTTCCAGGAATCTTGCTATAATGGGAGTCTCTATTCTGATGGGCCTTCTCGTCCCTCTCTGGGTAAAAAAATACCCGAATGACATTAGCACAG GGAACACTGAAGTGGATTTTATTTTGAAGGGACTTTTAGGAAATCCTAATTTTTCGGGAGCGATACTAGCTTGTTTTCTGGATAATACCGTACCAG GAACACTGGAGGAGCGAGGGATTGCCGCCTGGCAGAACCAGGGAGGGGACGAATCTGGGGCGACAATCGACTATGTAGAAGGGGAAGAACTGTATGAAACCTGGTTACCTAGGGCAATAAAAGAATGGAAAGGTCTTGAATACATCCCGTTTATGCCTACACCAAAGAAACGAAAACAGAGTCTGTCTGGACAGTGGGCACGCAGGAAGTCACTCATCGCTGGTGTATCTGATGTGATGGTTTAA
- the LOC117339377 gene encoding solute carrier family 23 member 1-like isoform X1 — MELSGQEDIKKDSDDTRIVGKTNEGFDSDVVKELSHQDKTHVNGQSGRRRVSYASDKNRKASQENDLPSVDLKEEDETAQPFLFTVSETPPLHMLLLIGFQHALLSLSGSLAVVLIAADVICAKDDPEFISQMLSSTLFVNGVSTILMVTIGARLPLYQGAYGGYIIPLLTLMQIDPNRCSITRPADTPLNSSLGFNSTTTPISFNEEQAKKDLIMSYFNEIQGCLMIVGAIHFLVGSTGLVGVLLRYVGPITIVPSILLLGIYVAEPVMSFVVPHWGMSLLTCAIGFILAFYLANWKMPIAIWTRTKGFHIIRYPFHQIYAILIAIVISWLISFIITVAGGFTDDPTDKGYQARTDARLDSVTNAKWFFFPYPGLYGNPSFSSTVFVGFLIATFISILDSIGDYYACAATCRVPPPPSFAVNRGIAVEGFCTVLSGLLGCPQATTTYGANIGAIGITRVSSRSAFIITGIIYIIFGIIGKISAVFVTIPYPVLGGALIIMMGMFNGVVLSNLVSVDLTSSRNLAIMGVSILMGLLVPLWVKKYPNDISTGNTEVDFILKGLLGNPNFSGAILACFLDNTVPGTLEERGIAAWQNQGGDESGATIDYVEGEELYETWLPRAIKEWKGLEYIPFMPTPKKRKQSLSGQWARRKSLIAGVSDVMV; from the exons GAGCTATCTCACCAAGATAAAACTCACGTCAATGGTCAATCAGGACGAAGACGAGTATCATATGCCTCCGACAAGAATCGGAAAGCGTCCCAGGAAAATGACCTCCCTAGTGTTGATTTAAAAGAAGAGGATGAAACGGCTCAGCCCTTTTTGTTTACCGTCAGTGAAACACCCCCATTACACATGCTCCTTCTAATAGGATTCCAG CATGCTCTACTCTCATTGTCCGGGTCACTCGCCGTCGTCCTTATCGCCGCTGACGTCATTTGTGCTAAAGATGACCCGGAGTTTATATCACAAATGCTAAGCTCCACGCTTTTCGTAAATGGTGTATCCACGATTCTGATGGTGACCATTGGAGCCAG gTTACCATTGTACCAGGGAGCGTATGGAGGATACATAATTCCCTTACTCACACTAATGCAGATTGACCCTAATCGCTGTTCTATTACACGTCCGGCAGACACACCACTAAACTCCAGTTTAG GGTTTAACTCCACAACCACACCGATATCGTTCAATGAAGAACAAGCAAAGAAAGATCTCATCATGTCATATTTCAACGAG ATACAAGGTTGCCTTATGATCGTTGGCGCTATTCACTTCCTGGTTGGCAGTACTGGCCTCGTGGGCGTATTGCTAAGATACGTTGGGCCAATCACTATTGTCCCCAGTATACTACTGCTGGGAATATACGTGGCCGAACCTGTCATGAGCTTTGTTGTCCCACACTGGGGGATGTCACTTCT GACATGCGCTATAGGATTTATTCTGGCTTTTTACCTGGCTAACTGGAAGATGCCTATAGCAATATGGACTAGAACAAAGGGTTTCCATATCATCCGCTACCCTTTTCATCAGATATACGCC ATCCTAATAGCGATCGTCATCTCCTGGTTAATCAGCTTTATCATAACAGTGGCCGGTGGTTTTACGGACGATCCGACAGACAAAGGCTACCAGGCTAGAACGGACGCCAGACTTGACTCAGTCACTAATGCGAAATGGTTCTTCTTCCCTTATCCCG GATTATATGGGAATCCATCCTTCAGCTCAACTGTCTTCGTCGGCTTTCTCATTGCGACCTTCATCTCTATCCTCGACTCTATCGGAGATTACTACGCATGCGCAGCCACATGTCGTGTTCCACCCCCGCCATCGTTTGCCGTTAATAGAGGCATAGCTGTTGAAGGGTTTTGTACCGTGCTGTCTGGGTTACTGGGCTGTCCCCAAGCAACAACCACATATGGAGCAAACATAGGGGCCATCGGCATCACGAGG GTATCCAGTCGCAGTGCTTTTATTATAACCGGTATAATCTACATCATCTTTGGGATAATAGGGAAGATCTCTGCCGTTTTTGTCACTATCCCCTACCCTGTCTTGGGAGGAGCACTAATCATCATGATGGGCATGTTTAACGGGGTTGTGTTATCCAATTTGGTCTCCGTGGATTTAACCTCTTCCAGGAATCTTGCTATAATGGGAGTCTCTATTCTGATGGGCCTTCTCGTCCCTCTCTGGGTAAAAAAATACCCGAATGACATTAGCACAG GGAACACTGAAGTGGATTTTATTTTGAAGGGACTTTTAGGAAATCCTAATTTTTCGGGAGCGATACTAGCTTGTTTTCTGGATAATACCGTACCAG GAACACTGGAGGAGCGAGGGATTGCCGCCTGGCAGAACCAGGGAGGGGACGAATCTGGGGCGACAATCGACTATGTAGAAGGGGAAGAACTGTATGAAACCTGGTTACCTAGGGCAATAAAAGAATGGAAAGGTCTTGAATACATCCCGTTTATGCCTACACCAAAGAAACGAAAACAGAGTCTGTCTGGACAGTGGGCACGCAGGAAGTCACTCATCGCTGGTGTATCTGATGTGATGGTTTAA